The genome window CGGTCGAGCGGCAGCTTGAGGGTGTGCAGGATCAGGTAGGCCGCCTCGTCGAAGGCCTCGGCGCTGCCGTGGCCGAAGAAAAGCTTGGCGCCGTTGAAGCGGGTGATGGCGTAGCGCAGCAGGTCGCGCGGCGTGCTGAAGGGAGAGGTAGTCATGGCCTTGTTCTCGTGTTGGTGGGCTCAGGCGGCCAGCAGGCGTTCCAGCGTGCGCCGGTAGATGTTCTTCAGGGGATCGATGTAGCGCAGTTCGATGTGCTCGTCGATCTTGTGGATGCTGGCGTTCGGTGGCCCGAATTCTATCACCTGGGGGCAGATGCGGGCGATGAAGCGGCCGTCCGAGGTGCCGCCGGTGGTCGACAGCTCCGTCGTGACGCCCAGCTCGTCGCGGATGGCGCCGCACACCGCGTCCGAGAGCGTGCCCTTGGGCGTCAGGAAGGGCAGGCCGGACAGGGTCCATTGCAGCTCGTAGTCCAGGCCGTGGCGGTCGAGGATGGCGTGCACCCGCGCTTCCAGGCCCTCGGCCGTGCTGGCGGTCGAGAAGCGGAAGTTGAAGTCGAGCGTCATCTGGCCGGGAATGACGTTGTTGGCGCCGGTGCCGGCCTGGATGTTGGACACCTGCCAGCTGGTCGGCGCGTAGTATTCGTTGCCTTCGTCCCAGACCTCGGCCGCCAGCTCCGCCAGCGCCGGCGCGGCCTGGTGGATCGGGTTGCGCGCCAGGTGGGGGTAGGCGATGTGGCCCTGCACGCCCTTGATGACCAGGTGGCCGGAAAGCGAACCGCGGCGGCCGTTCTTGATCATGTCGCCCAGCACGTGGCTGGAAGTCGGTTCGCCGACCAGGCAATAGTCGAGGGTTTCGCCGCGTTCCTCCAGGCGTTCGCAGACCACCACGGTGCCGTCCACGGCCGGGCCTTCCTCGTCGCTGGTGATCAGGAAGGCGATCGAGCCCTTGTGGTCCGGGTGGGCGGCGATGAATTCCTCGCAGGCGACCACCATGGCGGCGATCGAGGTCTTCATGTCGGAGGCCCCACGGCCGTAGAGCTTGCCGTCGCGGCGGGTCGGCGCGAAGGGCTGGGAGTGCCACTGGTGGAGCGGACCGGCCGGCACCACGTCGGTGTGGCCGGCGAACACGAACACGGGCGAGGCCGTGCCCTTGCGCGCCCACAAATTGGTCACGCCGTTCGACTCGATGGTTTCGCAGTGGAAGCCCAGCGGGGCCAGCAGTTCGATCAGGCGCTGCTGGCAGCCCTTGTCATGGGGCGTGACCGAGTCGAGGGCGATCAGCGCTTCGGTAAGCTCGAGGGTGCG of Massilia sp. KIM contains these proteins:
- the dapE gene encoding succinyl-diaminopimelate desuccinylase; the protein is MKPSRTLELTEALIALDSVTPHDKGCQQRLIELLAPLGFHCETIESNGVTNLWARKGTASPVFVFAGHTDVVPAGPLHQWHSQPFAPTRRDGKLYGRGASDMKTSIAAMVVACEEFIAAHPDHKGSIAFLITSDEEGPAVDGTVVVCERLEERGETLDYCLVGEPTSSHVLGDMIKNGRRGSLSGHLVIKGVQGHIAYPHLARNPIHQAAPALAELAAEVWDEGNEYYAPTSWQVSNIQAGTGANNVIPGQMTLDFNFRFSTASTAEGLEARVHAILDRHGLDYELQWTLSGLPFLTPKGTLSDAVCGAIRDELGVTTELSTTGGTSDGRFIARICPQVIEFGPPNASIHKIDEHIELRYIDPLKNIYRRTLERLLAA